One region of Intestinimonas massiliensis (ex Afouda et al. 2020) genomic DNA includes:
- the galU gene encoding UTP--glucose-1-phosphate uridylyltransferase GalU: MKVRKAVIPAAGLGTRMLPATKTVPKEMLPLVDKPVIQYIIEEAVDAGIEDILVVTNRAKSAMDDYFDYYPELEERLERAGKERELEEVRRAADLANIFYVRQKETKGLGHAIWRAKRFVGDEPFAVLLGDDIMRARTPVIGQLIAAAEKYDASCVGVQQVSTDAIAKYSSVQISPLEERVFAVSDMVEKPRPEQIFSHYAILGRYVLRPGIFNILEDLEPGYGGEIQLTDGLKALCRRDKMVAVDFEGKRYDTGNLKGFLEATVDFSLAHPETGEWLRGFLKEKVKEL, encoded by the coding sequence ATGAAAGTTCGCAAGGCCGTTATCCCCGCCGCCGGGCTGGGGACCCGGATGCTGCCCGCCACCAAGACGGTTCCCAAGGAGATGCTCCCCCTGGTGGACAAGCCGGTCATCCAGTATATCATCGAGGAGGCGGTAGACGCCGGCATCGAGGATATCCTGGTGGTGACCAACCGGGCCAAGTCCGCTATGGACGACTACTTCGACTACTACCCCGAGCTGGAGGAGCGCCTGGAGCGGGCCGGCAAGGAGCGGGAGCTGGAGGAGGTCCGCCGGGCCGCCGACCTGGCCAACATCTTCTATGTCCGGCAAAAGGAGACGAAGGGCCTGGGCCATGCCATCTGGCGGGCCAAGCGCTTCGTGGGGGACGAACCCTTTGCCGTGCTGCTGGGCGACGACATTATGCGGGCCCGGACTCCCGTTATCGGCCAGCTCATCGCCGCCGCGGAGAAGTATGACGCCTCCTGCGTGGGGGTGCAGCAGGTGTCCACCGACGCCATCGCCAAGTACTCCTCCGTCCAGATCAGTCCGCTGGAGGAGCGGGTCTTTGCCGTCTCCGACATGGTGGAAAAGCCCCGGCCCGAACAGATCTTCTCCCACTACGCCATCCTGGGGCGCTATGTGCTGAGGCCCGGTATCTTCAATATCCTGGAGGACCTGGAGCCGGGCTACGGCGGGGAGATCCAGCTCACCGACGGGCTGAAGGCGCTGTGCCGCCGGGACAAGATGGTGGCCGTGGACTTTGAGGGCAAGCGGTACGACACCGGCAACCTGAAGGGCTTTTTGGAGGCCACGGTGGACTTCTCTCTGGCCCATCCGGAGACGGGGGAGTGGCTGCGGGGCTTCCTCAAGGAAAAGGTCAAAGAGCTGTAA